A section of the Babylonia areolata isolate BAREFJ2019XMU chromosome 1, ASM4173473v1, whole genome shotgun sequence genome encodes:
- the LOC143286477 gene encoding uncharacterized protein LOC143286477: MEAFGNQNSGDAGQGRRLLSSIIVSNPLDIANSSCSSSPAMSGSPVLPRRSLNSANGTPVLDGRPFTSANGQLDVYRECSSRDYSGSMSFLSDMSNGSDGSERTTNINTRPFTTPVIHYVAIEKSSNSSAHVLNRDIQTSYPWNDQDLPGLLDDLRKYDSETKQAEKQKLTMNDVIPTLTRNRNFSGLAALMSVTEDHIQARVMEELQKLILDLRKSQDRTVTDDLLQVALQCRRAVTEQGMGEDNPNFLPTISLFLLAYSALRCRCPLPTNEQWEELTMIGAGGRPHSPTPHLQQGPLPLTELLSGRGGGRGGGGSGDGVGGGGGGCDELSRMVQAVLQECDEGLMDRQRPAFHKWEKANFNQDERAKRRTKFANAPFSLIVVHLYTLLNELRRREWAGTGHSELTSTLGDIHQELCSRCTKGKAREDVVTAAHYFLLDGLVTLLSSTFEEAVEQKNGNQDGNYGRQSKMTELILDIIGKAASSVQNPLLRRLESLISHRCPYVKQKVSAFFLSRKCSSDQLALCSVENSLKPVGFHGDPDYSTTEPAPQKDRNKQQCGWRTFTGTLGCQKVEVWVYCRHHECEAHMDIGKCLEEHPGSKERAGGRTRPTKLLQESSQRHLKHMDMLRQLSPRCPHVLQMHAYRNFPAPFYVTEQVQPRRLLMHVLEHRGSQRLLQEATKRRIMEHVLRGLKFFQSEGIDPRDVTTYNMVVQPGPDYFSRADRGKCSVLDPDGDFMVKFAYLGSAHRYRRSDATTDIIPVCHQGAVPWRWTSPEALFEGQYSEKNMVYSVGCVMYELWTHGCQPFSSYKYSTDELLIKMFYQPELIQLNHYQCIPDDVFRLIRNCTNHDPSLRPSLSELHVQLRELRTEDDMELSFEEDLAMWKKYPALNKDQVERGHVPETGIPMALQQLLEAGKNSKLYDNTRKSLWRPSSLHLEITKEELISVDPIDITHQETCTEVTEPLSRRFVEEVLPDLRVSRLKGVSCWWETQEEKSKLRKQDRQFVHQRKYPKTMTLFDAASRGVLFNDPEKLGVTLTSFVSTVSDCHRKSWLVRDLKARNILIDCSDYQVILARIGHMCQDSSSENCVFDERFEDSRRWLAPEVLLSGRFGPEADVFMLGTVIWELFRIREGTAKDPLATPRDFAPHANVSKDKVIEQVREGKPLPRPALCPTELWRLINDCRQVDPLKRPSAADVLQTLQQYTSNPVHRLNSPFRVDPQNILPRRRTCARRKVIAKTFKRGINTIKGVLTTPRQRRALKRQKCCAKTDQTTGVRFCDPPGEETDVKSVDCAQSQQAPKRQRDTEQRVRTTSVDTPMNGECAGVGEDRDNEDHYEPIPTCPGCAGANQQRRLETDPPLTQSHQMNGLKDIGMDECLQAGVSAESVSMKVCTGDDHHHSNTGMDATLLPEPYWHAKFPSERTDEEDIYEIPRAEETEVKRPVSSHSEHRDAHPGFPRMPDSEQNTSRKKNRKGKGFRKFLTKFWKRGNRKKQQPSPQGLFYLTPCPPPASQHQVFPQLEGPTDTSTWRRDKQGRLKRTAVMTAWPWEAGGAARKDMTDTLAPELLPRDAALSVTSSARGSSLLTNSCASTDDLDQNPSCQTPFVTEDDTIPQRVSEQNPTSPNAEDTEEFYENIETEGEEDTEEFYENIETEEEDTMSYDSEFDSYYGEDHEYANDVYQTSLYGNPSFEEMRPPSHEWNTYDRCQMFQMPPGPRRDDR, translated from the exons ATGGAAGCTTTCGGAAACCAGAACTCAGGGGACGCGGGCCAAGGCCGACGACTCCTGTCGAGCATCATAGTCAGCAACCCTTTAGACATCGCGAACTCGTCCTGTTCCTCAAGCCCCGCGATGAGCGGGAGCCCCGTGTTACCCAGAAGATCCCTCAACTCGGCCAATGGGACTCCTGTGTTAGATGGAAGGCCTTTCACCTCAGCCAATGGGCAACTGGACGTTTACCGAGAATGTTCTAGTCGGGATTACAGCGGGAGCATGAGCTTTTTATCAGACATGAGTAACGGGTCTGATGGCAGTGAAAGGACAACGAATATCAACACAAGGCCGTTCACCACGCCAGTAATCCACTACGTTGCTATAGAGAAGAGCTCTAATAGCTCTGCACACGTACTGAACAGAGACATTCAGACGTCAT ATCCCTGGAACGACCAAGATTTACCTGGTCTCCTCGACGACCTCCGGAAGTATGACTCGGAGACGAAGCAAGCGGAGAAACAAAAGCTTACTATGAACGACGTTATCCCTACCTTGACTCGGAACAGGAATTTCAGTGGCCTGGCTGCCCTTATGTCCGTCACAGAGGACCATATCCAGGCGCGTGTGATGGAGGAACTACAAAAGCTGATTTTGGACCTTCGCAAAAG CCAAGACAGGACGGTGACGGACGACCTCCTTCAGGTTGCTCTGCAGTGCCGCCGTGCGGTAACAGAGCAAGGAATGGGGGAAGACAACCCTAACTTCCTGCCCAccatctccctcttcctcctcgccTACTCCGCTCTGCGCTGTCGCTGCCCGCTTCCGACAAATGAGCAGTGGGAGGAGCTGACGATGATTGGGGCTGGCGGCCGCCCTCACAGCCCTACTCCTCATCTTCAGCAAGGGCCGCTGCCTCTCACTGAGCTGTTGAGCGGACGAGGAggtggcagaggaggaggaggtagtggtgatggtgttggtggtggtggtggtggctgcgacGAGCTGAGTCGGATGGTTCAGGCTGTCCTTCAG GAGTGCGATGAAGGATTGATGGACAGACAGCGCCCTGCTTTCCACAAGTGGGAGAAAGCCAATTTCAATCAAGACGAAAGAGCCAAGAGGAGAACCAAATTCGCCAACGCCCCGTTCTCTCTCATAGTGGTGCACCTCTACACGCTGCTGAACGAA CTGAGGCGGCGGGAGTGGGCAGGTACTGGCCACTCAGAGCTGACCTCCACATTGGGCGACATCCACCAGGAGCTGTGCTCGCGCTGCACCAAGGGCAAGGCCCGGGAGGATGTGGTGACCGCTGCCCACTATTTCCTCCTGGACGGTCTGGTCACCCTGCTCAGTTCTACCTTTGAGGAAG cagtgGAGCAGAAGAACGGAAACCAGGATGGAAACTACGGTCGCCAAAGTAAAATGACAGAACTCATCCTGGACATCATCGGCAAGGCCGCATCTTCTGTGCAGAATCCTCTGCTTCGCCGATTGGAGAGCCTGATTTCCCACCGATGCCCATACGTTAAGCAGAAAGTCAGTGCCTTTTTCCTGTCTAGGAAGTGCTCCAGCGACCAGCTAGCGTTGTGCTCTGTGGAGAACTCCTTGAAACCGGTGGGTTTCCATGGAGACCCCGACTACAGCACCACTGAGCCAGCGCCACAGAAGGACCGGAATAAACAGCAGTGTGGATGGCGAACCTTCACAGGCACCCTAGGCTGCCAGAAGGTGGAAGTCTGGGTCTACTGTCGCCACCACGAGTGCGAAGCGCATATGGACATTGGCAAGTGTCTGGAAGAGCACCCAGGAAGTAAGGAGAGGGCCGGTGGCAGGACGAGGCCGACGAAACTGCTGCAGGAATCGTCGCAGCGACACCTGAAACACATGGACATGCTGAGGCAGCTGAGCCCCCGCTGCCCGCACGTGCTGCAAATGCATGCTTACCGAAATTTCCCCGCCCCTTTCTACGTCACGGAACAGGTGCAACCCCGTCGCTTGCTGATGCACGTGCTGGAGCATCGCGGTTCCCAGCGGCTCCTGCAGGAGGCGACAAAGCGCCGCATCATGGAGCATGTCCTGAGGGGGCTGAAGTTCTTCCAGTCCGAAGGGATCGATCCCCGGGACGTGACAACCTACAACATGGTAGTCCAGCCGGGCCCGGACTATTTCAGCCGCGCGGACAGGGGCAAGTGTTCGGTGCTCGACCCTGACGGGGATTTCATGGTGAAGTTCGCGTACCTGGGCTCGGCGCATCGCTACAGGAGAAGCGACGCCACTACAGACATCATCCCAg tgtgtcaccagGGCGCAGTACCATGGAGGTGGACGTCGCCAGAGGCCTTGTTTGAGGGCCAGTACAGCGAGAAGAACATGGTGTACAGTGTTGGCTGTGTCATGTACGAACTTTGGACCCACGGATGTCAGCCCTTCTCCAGCTACAAATACAGCACTGACGAGCTTCTGATCAAG ATGTTCTATCAGCCCGAGCTGATCCAGCTGAACCACTATCAGTGCATCCCTGATGACGTGTTCCGCCTGATTCGGAACTGCACCAACCACGACCCGTCCCTCCGACCCTCACTGTCTGAACTGCACGTGCAGCTGAGAGAACTTCGGACAGAGGATG aCATGGAACTTTCCTTCGAGGAAGACTTGGCCATGTGGAAGAAATACCCTGCTTTGAACAAAGATCAAGTGGAGCGCGGTCACGTTCCCGAAacg GGCATCCCAATGGCCCTACAGCAGCTGCTGGAAGCCGGTAAGAACTCCAAGCTGTATGACAACACACGGAAGTCCCTGTGGAGGCCCTCTTCCCTTCATTTGGAGATCACTAAGGAGGAACTCATCTCTGTGGACCCCATTGATATCACGCACCAG GAGACGTGCACAGAGGTTACAGAACCTCTGTCCCGGAGATTTGTGGAGGAAGTGTTGCCAGACCTGCGCGTCAGCCGCCTCAAGGGTGTCAGCTGCTGGTGGGAAACCCAGGAGGAGAAATCCAAACTCAGGAAACAGGACAGGCAGTTTGTGCAc CAACGGAAATACCCGAAGACCATGACCCTGTTCGACGCGGCTTCTCGAGGCGTGCTTTTCAACGACCCTGAGAAACTTGGTGTGACCTTGACCTCGTTTGTAAGCACGGTCAGTGACTGTCACCGGAAGAGCTGGCTGGTGCGAGACTTAAAGGCCAGAAACATCCTCATCGACTGCTCGGACTATCAG GTGATTCTTGCTAGGATCGGTCACATGTGCCAGGATTCATCTTCAGAAAACTGTGTCTTTGATGAGAGATTTGAGGACAGTCGGAGATG GCTGGCCCCCGAGGTACTGCTGAGTGGGCGATTCGGGCCAGAAGCCGACGTGTTCATGCTGGGCACGGTGATATGGGAGCTCTTCCGTATCCGGGAAGGGACCGCCAAGGATCCCCTGGCCACGCCGAGGGACTTTGCTCCCCATGCCAACGTCAGCAAGGACAAG GTGATCGAGCAGGTGAGGGAAGGGAAACCGCTCCCCAGACCGGCGCTTTGTCCGACAGAGTTGTGGCGCCTGATCAACGACTGCCGTCAGGTGGACCCTCTCAAACGACCGAGCGCTGCAGACGTGTTGCAGACCTTGCAGCAGTACACATCAAATCCTGTACATCGTCTCAACTCCCCATTCAG AGTGGACCCCCAGAACATCTTACCTAGACGCCGAACATGCGCGCGTCGAAAAGTTATTGCGAAGACTTTCAAACGTGGAATCAACACTATCAAAGGTGTGCTGACCACTCCTCGCCAACGACGGGCATTAAAACGGCAAAAATGCTGTGCAAAAACTGACCAGACCACCGGGGTCAGGTTCTGTGACCCACCCGGAGAGGAAACAGACGTGAAGAGCGTGGACTGTGCTCAAAGTCAGCAGGCACCAAAACGACAACGCGACACTGAACAGCGTGTGAGGACGACGAGTGTGGACACACCTATGAATGGTGAATGTGCAGGTgtaggagaagacagagacaacgaaGACCACTATGAGCCCATACCTACATGTCCTGGATGTGCAGGTGCAAACCAACAGCGACGTCTTGAAACTGACCCACcactcacacaatcacatcaAATGAATGGCCTCAAGGACATTGGTATGGATGAATGTCTTCAGGCAGGCGTAAGCGCTGAGTCAGTCAGCATGAAGGTATGTACTGGAGATGATCATCACCATAGCAACACCGGTATGGACGCCACTCTACTGCCTGAGCCATATTGGCATGCCAAGTTTCCGTCAGAACGGACTGACGAAGAGGACATTTATGAAATTCCGagagcagaagaaacagaagttAAACGACCCGTGTCCTCTCACTCTGAACACCGCGATGCTCATCCCGGATTTCCCAGGATGCCAGACTCAGAACAAAACACTTcgaggaaaaagaacagaaagggaaagggcTTCCGTAAATTCCTGACAAAGTTTTGGAAACGGGGCAACCGAAAAAAGCAACAGCCTTCACCACAAGGGCTTTTTTACCTTACTCCATGCCCACCACCGGCCTCCCAGCATCAGGTCTTCCCACAGCTGGAAGGACCGACTGACACATCAACTTGGCGTCGTGACAAACAGGGACGACTGAAGAGAACTGCTGTGATGACTGCTTGGCCCTGGGAGGCGGGAGGGGCTGCACGGaaggacatgacagacacacttgCGCCTGAGCTCCTTCCAAGAGACGCCGCTCTCAGTGTCACGAGCAGCGCACGCGGATCTTCACTTCTCACGAATTCTTGCGCCAGTACTGATGATTTAGATCAGAACCCCAGTTGTCAAACTCCCTTTGTTACAGAAGATGACACCATCCCACAGAGAGTAAGTGAGCAAAACCCTACGAGTCCTAACGCGGAAGACACAGAGGAGTTTTACGAGAATATtgaaacagaaggagaagaagacacagaggagTTTTACGAGAATattgaaacagaagaagaagacacgatgTCGTATGACTCTGAATTTGACAGTTACTATGGAGAAGACCATGAGTATGCAAATGATGTGTATCAAACCTCATTATATGGAAATCCCAGTTTCGAGGAAATGCGACCGCCTTCGCATGAGTGGAACACTTATGACCGCTGCCAAATGTTTCAAATGCCCCCAGGTCCTCGTAGGGATGACCGCTGA